A genomic region of Bactrocera dorsalis isolate Fly_Bdor chromosome 3, ASM2337382v1, whole genome shotgun sequence contains the following coding sequences:
- the LOC125777722 gene encoding calmodulin-like: protein MRSLGQNPTEAELQDMINEVDADGNGTIDFPEFLTMMARKMKDTDSEEEIREAFRVFDKDGNGFISAAELRHVMTNLGEKLTDEEVDEMIREADIDGDGQVNYEEFVTMMTSK, encoded by the exons ATGCGATCACTGGGACAAAATCCAACAGAAGCCGAACTGCAAGACATGATAAATGAAGTCGATGCTGACG GTAATGGCACCATTGACTTCCCCGAGTTCTTGACAATGATGGCACGTAAAATGAAGGATACCGATAGTGAAGAGGAGATCCGAGAAGCCTTTAGAGTATTCGACAAGGACGGCAATGGCTTCATTTCAGCGGCTGAATTGCGTCACGTCATGACAAACTTGGGTGAAAAGTTAACAGACGAAGAAGTGGATGAAATGATCCGGGAGGCTGATATCGATGGTGACGGTCAGGTCAATTATGAAG
- the LOC105233810 gene encoding probable cytochrome P450 6g2 (The RefSeq protein has 2 substitutions compared to this genomic sequence): MFITNVLTGLGSVLIGNLTEILATLAFVCFALYIWLQYQYTYWRRHSIPYIEPSMFFGNLKGIINSETDPCTWFQHLYNHEKAKNLAAVGIYIFNKPSLLIRDLELIKAILIKDFNYFSNRHSSSDPHSDSLGSDNLFFAKNPRWKEIRVKLTPVFTSGKMKQMFPLIEEVAREYDKYLCALKMDAKTNSTILEVKEPNALYTTDVISITAYGIQANSLNDPNGIFRKSGKKIFTFTWLRSMEFKAFFFIPMMVKLFGFKVFSKQATIFLRDTINHVMEERIKRGNVRNDLIDILIKFKQEAEEELKEGKKPFILERDALAAQAAIFFSAGFETSSATMSFAMFEMAQNPEVQRRLREELREAYKSNDGKITYELIMGLKYMDNVVKEVLRHYPPLPFLDRVCTPKPDEKGYSLQAFGLDFTVPDNMPVYIPSQALHMDPKYFKDPETFNPDRFLPENKHENNMNAYMPFGIGPHNCIGERFAMIQTKLGLLYFYRNHYVTPCEKTPRKLHLNPRAIIIQSLGGIQLKVVRDPLF; the protein is encoded by the exons ATGTTTGTAACAAATGTGTTAATCGGCCTTGGCAGCGTGCTAATCGGCAATCTAACCGAGATCCTGGCCACATTGGCCTTCGTCTGCTTCGCGCTCTACATTTGGTTACAATATCAATACACATATTGGCGTCGTCACAGTATACCTTATATTGAACCGTCTATGTTTTTTGGCAATCTCAAAGGTATTATCAACTCCGAGACTGATCCTTGCACCTGGTTTCAGCATTTGTACAATCATGAGAAAGCCAAAAATCTCGCAGCTGTCGGTATCTATATATTTAATAAGCCTTCACTGCTGATACGCGATCTGGAGTTGATCAAAGCTATTTTGATTAaggattttaattatttctcaaATCGTCATTCGTCTTCGGATCCACATTCCGATTCGTTGGGTTCGGATAATTTGTTCTTCGCTAAGAATCCGCGTTGGAAGGAGATACGCGTCAAGTTGACGCCAGTTTTTACTAGTGGGAAAATGAAGCAAATGTTTCCACTCATTGAGGAG GTCGCACGTGAATACGACAAATATCTCTGCGCATTGAAGATGGATGCGAAAACCAACTCCACAATACTAGAAGTAAAGGAACCGAATGCGCTCTACACAACCGATGTGATATCGATCACGGCCTACGGCATACAAGCAAATAGTCTCAACGATCCGAATGGTATTTTCCGTAAAAGTGGCAAGAAAATCTTCACATTTACTTGGTTGCGTTCCATGGAGTTCAAGGCATTCTTTTTCATACCCATGATGGTTAAGCTTTTCGGGTTCAAAGTATTTTCCAAGCAGGCCACAATCTTTCTGCGCGACACAATCAATCATGTGATGGAGGAACGCATCAAAAGGGGTAATGTGCGCAACGATCTAATCGACATTTTGATTAAATTCAAACAGGAGGCTGAAGAAGAACTGAAAGAAGGTAAGAAACCGTTCATTTTGGAGAGAGACGCTTTGGCGGCGCAAGCGGCCATTTTCTTTTCGGCTGGCTTCGAAACGTCATCGGCCACAATGTCATTCGCTATGTTCGAAATGGCGCAAAATCCGGAAGTGCAACGACGTTTGCGTGAAGAATTACGCGAGGCATATAAGAGTAATGATGGCAAAATAACCTATGAGTTGATAATGGGTCTGAAGTATATGGATAATGTAGTGAAGGAGGTGTTACGTCATTATCCACCACTACCATTCCTCGATCGCGTATGCACACCGAAACCTGATGAAAAAGGTTATTCCTTGCAAGCCTTTGGTTTGGACTTTACAGTACCAGACAATATGCCTGTCTATATACCGAGTCAGGCTTTACACATGGATCCTAAG TACTTCAAAGATCCCGAAACATTTAATCCTGATCGTTTTCTACCCGAAAATAAAcacgaaaataatatgaatGCCTATATGCCCTTCGGCATCGGACCTCATAACTGTATTGGTGAGCGCTTCGCGATGATTCAAACAAAGTTGGGGCTACTCTACTTCTATCGGAATCATTATGTAACGCCATGTGAAAAGACTCCGAGGAAACTGCATTTGAATCCTCGTGCCATCATAATACAGTCTCTGGGTGGTATACAACTGAAAGTCGTGCGTGATCCATTGTTTTAG
- the LOC125777714 gene encoding probable cytochrome P450 6t3 → MSVYGYQLLITIALILVTMTLIQLWLQRRYSYWHRRKIPYLKPTPLLGNLKSLLLLRTSFGDYFRRLYDEPNFQSAPFFGFFILQTPALLIREPQLIEQLLTKQFTSFPNRYEAADLHSDPMGALTLPLAKYAIWRKSRREISKLFTSGHIKSVMYPKLITYAELLEEYITRKIKQDASEHNVGVAAIIEVKEMCALYTTDVTAALLYSIDVAGLRNDGCEMRTQCEDLFQPSLRKIIDFFAIFFLPRWVRKLKSKVFTRKYADYLRRLVEERLKGTERKPDGGDLIDLLLSMQQHLSDSEPCSAWLRHPDFIAAQVGIFLLAGFETSSSLIALILYELAKQPEIQRKLKAEIAASFRDPPSAPNDGVSYKQLMHMPYMHMVVAEGLRLYPTAPFINRECLPNGDQQTLWFDKGKKYLSIPRNVPAYISILGLHSDPKFWPNPQLYDPQRFSQEKLPTIKPMTYLPFGAGPHGCIGSRLGMLQVKLGLLYILKRHRVELCEKTTKKIRFDSKRFMLEAKGGLYLKFVQDK, encoded by the exons ATGTCGGTCTACGGCTACCAACTGTTGATCACAATAGCGCTCATCCTTGTCACAATGACCTTAATACAACTTTGGCTTCAACGCCGTTACAGTTATTGGCATCGTCGTAAAATACCATATCTCAAGCCCACACCGCTTTTGGGAAATTTAAAATCACTACTGTTGTTACGTACTTCTTTCGGTGACTACTTTCGCAGGCTCTACGACGAGCCAAACTTCCAATCGGCgccattttttggtttctttataCTACAAACGCCCGCGCTGCTTATACGCGAACCGCAATTGATCGAACAGTTACTCACGAAACAGTTTACTAGTTTTCCCAACCGCTATGAGGCTGCTGATCTACATAGTGATCCCATGGGCGCTTTAACGCTACCTTTAGCCAAATATGCGATATGGCGCAAGAGTCGACGAGAGATTTCGAAACTTTTCACTAGTGGACATATCAAAAGTGTAATGTATCCGAAACTCATTACCTACGCCGAACTACTGGAAGAGTATATCACACGTAAGATAAAACAAGACGCGTCCGAACACAATGTTGGAGTCGCTGCCATCATTGAGGTGAAAGAAATGTGTGCGCTCTACACAACTGACGTCACTGCTGCGCTATTGTATAGCATCGATGTGGCAGGTCTACGCAATGATGGCTGCGAGATGCGCACACAATGTGAAGATCTCTTCCAACCCAGTCTGCGTAAGATTATTGATTTCTTTGCAATATTCTTTCTACCACGATGGGTGCGTAAGCTTAAATCGAAAGTTTTCACACGCAAATACGCCGACTACTTACGGCGTTTGGTGGAGGAACGCTTGAAAGGGACCGAGCGTAAGCCTGACGGCGGCGATCTTATCGACTTGTTGTTGAGCATGCAACAGCATTTGAGTGACTCAGAACCTTGCAGCGCTTGGCTGCGTCATCCGGACTTTATCGCCGCACAAGTAGGTATTTTTCTATTGGCGGGCTTTGAGACGTCCTCTTCATTGATCGCGCTCATCTTATACGAATTGGCAAAGCAACCGGAAATTCAGCGAAAATTAAAAGCCGAAATAGCTGCTAGTTTTCGAGATCCACCGAGCGCACCCAATGACGGTGTAAGTTACAAACAGTTAATGCATATGCCGTACATGCATATGGTAGTCGCCGAAGGACTGCGTCTCTATCCAACAGCACCCTTCATCAATCGTGAGTGTTTGCCGAATGGCGATCAGCAGACGTTGTGGTTTGACAAGGGAAAGAAGTATTTGAGTATACCTAGAAATGTGCCGGCGTATATCTCCATTTTGGGCTTACATAGTGATCCAAAG TTCTGGCCCAATCCACAACTTTACGATCCACAAAGATTTTCGCAAGAGAAACTGCCCACCATTAAACCGATGACTTATTTACCATTCGGCGCCGGTCCACATGGTTGTATTGGCAGTCGGCTTGGTATGCTACAAGTCAAGCTCGGTTTACTCTATATCTTAAAGCGGCATCGTGTGGAATTGTGTGAGAAAACAACGAAGAAAATTCGATTTGATTCGAAAAGATTTATGCTAGAAGCTAAAGGTGGACTGTACTTGAAATTTGTtcaagataaataa